The Calliphora vicina chromosome 3, idCalVici1.1, whole genome shotgun sequence genome contains a region encoding:
- the sinu gene encoding uncharacterized protein sinu: MQKASHIAQQDSQENIPTVFTSTVNMKRRTLSGSCAVGFFVLAFGFIAIAFATPNWLVSDYRITGAKLERLGLWVHCFRSLPDVNDDSQRRFFVGCRWVYDPFTTGYDEIRGFLLPAFMIATQFFFTLAFIGMLASGIGVLIFFLCAGPDQKHFIKLIQVIGYVVLGAGICASIAVIIFASLGNRNNWMPEHANNWFGWSFILACVGAVMALVAAPLFLTEANVQRRKRTLFKESQTRFEMMHGGK, translated from the coding sequence ATGCAAAAAGCATCTCATATTGCCCAACAAGATTCCCAGGAGAACATACCAACGGTCTTTACTTCCACTGTTAATATGAAGCGGCGCACGTTATCTGGAAGCTGTGCAGTTGGATTTTTTGTGCTGGCATTTGGCTTCATCGCAATTGCATTTGCCACACCCAACTGGCTGGTAAGTGATTACCGTATCACTGGAGCCAAATTAGAAAGATTAGGACTGTGGGTGCACTGTTTCAGATCTTTGCCGGATGTCAACGATGACAGTCAGCGGCGCTTCTTTGTTGGATGCCGTTGGGTATACGATCCATTTACCACAGGATATGATGAAATAAGAGGATTTTTGTTGCCCGCTTTTATGATAGCTACGCAGTTCTTCTTCACCCTGGCTTTCATTGGAATGTTAGCATCGGGTATTGGAGTTCTCATATTTTTCCTATGTGCTGGGCCTGATCAGAaacatttcataaaattaatacaGGTAATTGGATATGTAGTGTTGGGAGCAGGCATATGTGCCAGCATTGCGGTGATTATATTTGCTAGTCTCGGCAATCGGAACAACTGGATGCCGGAACATGCCAACAATTGGTTTGGCTGGTCATTTATATTGGCCTGTGTAGGAGCTGTAATGGCTCTGGTGGCCGCACCCCTTTTTCTTACGGAAGCCAATGTACAGCGCCGTAAACGTACTCTATTTAAAGAATCGCAAACACGTTTCGAAATGATGCATGGtggtaaataa
- the JIL-1 gene encoding chromosomal serine/threonine-protein kinase JIL-1, which produces MNRYHNKNKNSQPASASVSNAGAYGKMSTRRQLEHESGYYEDITDDCYGYNSNVNSSVGAGKRQRQLSNEAVYGVDKKYKSQVTHPVMSGNKKKNTSSTSASFGVGGNMTKKSRNLPENTRANNVASNGSVNKAATTYHTQNLCSKKTNPIKSNNNNNNNNNTNSSINKEVKLKNVSSMNTKICLSATNYNDYSNNNNNNNYGIQNEKSYHTNDLLKNMTTIDLNEVVEVPDSDSEEEDQAATSMVCKTKSKLKNGSASSSIKCVPTYVVSGSSSNSNHSIQNFHEQQATSSKIQTFNNNNNNNHTSSSNKEQKQKETTNNGGDNESNSNPNADLERLQREIEEITQVHTNCTVGDDEKVNLSHFELIRVLGTGAYGKVFLVRKNGGDDHEQLYAMKVLKKDTVVQKKKTAEHTTTERQVLEAIQQSPFLVGLHYAFQTESKLYLVLDYVSGGELFTHLYKAEHFSESTVRVYIAEVVLALEHLHKLGIIYRDIKLENILLDGQGHIVLADFGLSKIFSPDSDHRAHSFCGTLEYMAPEIIRAGPNGHDLAVDWWSVGVLTYELLTGASPFTVVEQQNSQSDISRRIQKVDPVLPPTLGENVKDFILKMLHKDPKKRLGGNCRNAAEIKNHPFFRGINWNELKSKRRKAPFKPTLDCEDDTQNFSEEFTKQPVINSPAPVPANTHRLFRGYSYVAPQHRKKLLERERIPELYEEYCSEPIYTPTPAPDNIQLKELRGNGAFANCYIGVDDMDDRMFAIKVIPETNYRPAEVDALIACARDEHKSIAQFLAVYRKDSDFWIVQEFVEGCELSDHITQSESGLDELLCSDIFNQLVQAVHHIHEKKFIHGDVKPENIILIVDDMMQHVKLVDFGAACYHGNVKSWHDKPRFTIDYAPPEMLQNTEYATYSEALDIWCLGATLFTMYMGHSPFRQGREDRVVSYEMLKQRILNENMYTDSVRWQDASDELKNLLQGCMEKDVKKRFTLNQILQHPWFDVTLKQKAMLAVANESYECHLYSTDIRTPSTDFAQSNIKEEDCVVDTCSRTDEEHVLEDLEVVDLRQQSLQSEGDVTSGLGQSKSSDENSLTAMETDEVSLTENTIQEEIIEIPITAQQNSPHERLSDLVGFEGFDENMPPIASWLLDISKFIIFDKVRQISGRTSVARGKQTKQNVSVQSQPTRRSLRNDTSLSKITKPLLANNKTRTSPRSKQHTLSATQRETQSAIIKKECVPEVWTPEEFNGFDEKERKRLSVKTKSSWRMFCTILHSTQMSLKFFNFARRVYNRSLEDNEEIKSNKTTTRRKQHVTTPPMTEASTNKEVPLACRKQPSRLARAQRARYVFE; this is translated from the exons ATGAATCGGTatcacaacaaaaataaaaattcccaaCCAGCTTCAGCCAGTGTAAGTAATGCTGGGGCATATGGTAAAATGTCAACACGCCGCCAATTGGAACACGAAAGTGGCTATTATGAAGACATAACAGACGATTGTTATGGCTATAATTCGAATGTGAACAGTAGCGTTGGTGCAGGAAAACGCCAAAGACAATTGTCCAATGAAGCTGTGTATGGCGTTGATAAAAAGTATAAATCTCAAGTGACGCATCCAGTAATGTCtggaaataagaagaaaaacacATCCTCGACTTCTGCGTCATTTGGCGTTGGTGGTAATATGACTAAAAAGAGTCGCAACCTTCCTGAAAATACCCGTGCTAACAATGTTGCCAGCAATGGCAGTGTTAACAAGGCGGCGACGACATATCACACACAGAATCTTTGCTCGAAAAAAACTAATCCTATtaaaagcaacaataacaataacaacaacaataataccaACAGCAGCATAAACAAAGAAGTAAAACTGAAGAATGTTTCTAGTATGAACACAAAAATATGCCTAAGTGCTACAAATTACAATGACTACtccaataataataacaacaacaattacgGAATACAAAATGAAAAGAGTTACCATACAAACGATTTATTAAAGAATATGACAACAATTGATTTGAATGAGGTCGTTGAAGTTCCTGACAGTGATAGTGAAGAGGAAGATCAAGCAGCAACATCTATGGTTtgcaaaacaaaatcaaaactgAAAAACGGCAGTGCCAGTAGCTCCATCAAATGTGTGCCAACATATGTGGTTAGCGGTAGCAGCAGCAATAGTAAtcattctatacaaaatttccaTGAACAGCAGGCAACCAGCTCGAAGATACAAAcatttaacaataacaacaacaacaaccacactAGCAGCAGcaataaagaacaaaaacaaaaggaaaCTACCAACAACGGCGGTGATAATGAGTCAAATAGTAATCCTAATGCCGATCTCGAACGTTTACAACGTGAAATAGAAGAGATCACTCAGGTCCATACAAATT gCACTGTTGGTGATGACGAAAAAGTCAACTTATCGCATTTCGAACTAATTCGTGTTCTAGGCACCGGAG CTTATGGCAAAGTGTTTCTTGTACGAAAGAATGGAGGAGATGATCATGAACAATTATATGCAatgaaagttttgaaaaaagacacCGTAGTTCAAAAGAAAAAGACTGCCGAGCATACAACAACAGAAAGACAA GTACTGGAGGCTATTCAGCAAAGTCCATTTCTTGTTGGATTACATTACGCATTTCAAACAGAGTCAaaactttatttagttttag aTTACGTTAGTGGCGGAGAACTGTTTACACATTTGTACAAAGCCGAGCATTTTTCTGAATCGACTGTTCGTGTGTACATAGCTGAAGTCGTGTTGGCCCTTGAGCATCTACATAAACTTGGCATAATTTATAGAGATATAAAATTGGAGAATATTCTACTCGACGGACAGGGTCACATTGTTCTAGCCGACTTTggtttgtcgaaaattttttcaCCCGACTCCGATCATCGTGCACATAGTTTTTGTGGTACCCTGGAGTATATGGCACCTGAAATTATAAGAGCTGGACCGAATGGCCATGATTTGGCAGTCGACTGGTGGTCGGTGGGAGTGCTGACATATGAACTGTTGACGGGTGCTTCGCCGTTTACCGTTGTCGAGCAGCAGAATTCTCAAAGCGATATTTCGCGACGTATACAAAAAGTAGATCCCGTGCTGCCACCCACATTGGGCGAAAACGTCAaagattttatattgaaaatgttgcaTAAAGATCCCAAAAAACGTTTAGGCGGCAACTGTCGCAACGCCGCTGAGATAAAAAATCATCCGTTTTTCCGCGGCATTAATTGGAATGAATTGAAAAGTAAACGCCGAAAAGCTCCATTTAAGCCGACTTTGGATTGTGAAGACGATACTCAAAACTTTAGTGAAGAATTCACTAAACAGCCAGTTATAAATTCGCCGGCTCCAGTGCCTGCAAATACTCATAGACTGTTTCGTGGCTATTCGTATGTGGCCCCACAACATCGCAAAAAGCTATTGGAGAGAGAAAGAATTCCCGAATTATATGAGGAATATTGTAGTGAACCCATTtat ACACCAACTCCTGCTCCTGATAACATACAACTGAAAGAGTTAAGAGGTAATGGTGCTTTTGCAAACTGTTATATAGGAGTTGATGATATGGACGATAGAATGTTTGCTATCAAAGTTATACCCGAAACCAATTATCGTCCGGCCGAAGTGGACGCACTAATTGCATGTGCTCGGGATGAACACAAATCAATTGCACAATTTCTGGCAGTATATCGTAAAGATTCAGACTTCTGGATTGTTCAGGAATTTGTAGAGGGCTGTGAACTTTCTGACCATATAACACAATCCGAAAGTGGGCTTGATGAACTACTGTGCAGCGACATATTTAATCAATTGGTGCAGGCCGTACACCATATTCATGAGAAGAAATTCATACATGGAGATGTTAAACCAGAAAACATTATACTAATCGTAGACGATATGATGCAACACGTCAAATTGGTAGATTTTGGAGCGGCTTG TTATCACGGCAATGTGAAGAGCTGGCACGATAAGCCTCGCTTTACCATCGACTATGCTCCCCCGGAAATGCTGCAAAACACAGAGTATGCTACATATTCGGAGGCTTTGGACATTTGGTGTTTAGGAGCTACATTGTTTACAATGTACATGGGACACTCACCCTTTCGGCAGGGCCGAGAGGATCGTGTAGTAAGCTACGAAATGTTAAAGCAACGTATTCTAAACGAGAATATGTACACGGATTCAGTGCGTTGGCAAGATGCATCGGATGAATTGAAAAATCTGTTACAAGGTTGTATGGAAAAGGATGTTAAGAAACGGTTTACTCTCAATCAAATTCTACAACATCCTTGGTTCGATGTAACCTTAAAGCAAAAGGCGATGCTGGCAGTAGCAAATGAAAGCTACGAATGTCATCTTTATAGTACCGACATTCGTACACCAAGCACGGATTTCGCACAATCCAACATTAAAGAGGAGGATTGCGTGGTTGACACATGTTCTAGAACTGATGAGGAACATGTTCTTGAAGATCTCGAAGTGGTTGACTTAAGACAACAGAGTTTACAATCAGAAGGTGATGTTACAAGTGGTTTAGGCCAAAGCAAATCCTCTGATGAAAACAGTTTAACCGCAATGGAAACCGATGAAGTTTCATTGACAGAGAACACCATACAAGAAGAAATAATTGAGATACCCATCACTGCTCAACAAAATTCCCCCCATGAACGACTATCTGATTTGGTTGGATTTGAGGGCTTTGATGAAAATATGCCACCCATAGCCAGCTGGCTACTAGACATTAGCAAATTCATTATTTTCGACAAAGTCAGGCAAATATCCGGCCGAACAAGTGTGGCACGTGGCaaacaaactaaacaaaatgttaGTGTGCAATCGCAACCCACTCGGCGGTCATTGCGCAACGATACCAGTCTTAGCAAGATCACTAAACCTTTATTAGCCAATAACAAAACTAGAACATCCCCAAGATCTAAACAACATACATTATCAGCAACTCAACGCGAAACCCAAAGTGCAATTATCAAAAAGGAGTGTGTGCCCGAGGTATGGACGCCTGAAGAATTTAATGGCTTTGATGAAAAGGAACGCAAAAGGCTGTCAGTGAAAACCAAAAGCAGTTGGCGTATGTTCTGTACGATACTGCACAGCACCCAGATgtctttaaaattctttaacttTGCTCGAAGGGTCTATAATCGATCATTGGAAGATAATGAGGAAATAAAGTCTAACAAAACTACGACGCGGCGAAAGCAGCATGTAACAACGCCGCCCATGACCGAAGCATCAACCAACAAGGAGGTTCCATTAGCGTGTCGTAAACAACCCAGTCGTTTGGCTCGTGCTCAACGGGCCCGCTATGTTTTTGAATGA
- the Iyd gene encoding iodotyrosine deiodinase — MDLLLLIKKSLIVQYSPWISVSILTIIVINWFYKCILFKFWPLRKSFDNHVIENINKVEEIENDECTPALEEHEHILYEGATIKLPGGAQQFYEMVENRRSVRAFKSHPIPSIHLIKTCIRAAGTSPSGAHTEPWTFCVVANRDLKQRIREIIEFEEELNYKQRMSRQWTTDLRPLKTDHVKPYLTDAPYLIVIFKQIYGFTKSGKRKQHYYNEISVSIATGILLCALQASGLSSLVTTPLNCGSFLRDLLNRPSHEKLLVLLPVGYPADDCKVPDLHRKDLNDIMLMY; from the exons ATGGATTTActcttattaattaaaaaatctttaatagtTCAATATAGTCCATGGATTTCTGTGTCTATCCTAACAATTATTGTGATTAACTGgttttataaatgtatattatttaaattttggccACTTAGAAAATCATTTGATAATCATGTAATAG aaaatataaataaagtagAAGAAATTGAAAACGATGAATGTACACCAGCATTGGAAGAACATGAGCATATACTATATGAAGGAGCTACAATAAAACTGCCTGGTGGTGCacaacaattttatgaaatGGTTGAAAATAGGCGAAGTGTCCGTGCCTTTAAATCGCACCCAATACCTTccatacatttaataaaaacctGCATACGAGCAGCGGGAACATCGCCAAGTGGTGCTCACACTGAACCCTGGACCTTTTGTGTTGTAGCCAATAGGGACTTAAAACAACGTATACGTGAGATAATCGAATTCGAAGAAGAACTAAACTATAAACAACGAATGAGTCGTCAATGGACAACAGATTTACGTCCATTAAAAACAGATCATGTTAAACCCTATTTAACGGATGCTCCTTATCTTATAGTGATCTTTAAACAGATTTATGGTTTTACAAAGTCGGGCAAACGCAAACAGCATTATTACAATGAAATTTCCGTGTCTATAGCAACAGGAATTCTACTCTGTGCACTACAGGCTTCTGGTCTAAGTTCACTTGTCACAACTCCGTTAAATTGCGGATCTTTTTTGAGAGACCTATTAAATAGACCATCCCATGAAAAATTACTTGTGCTTTTACCAGTAGGTTACCCAGCAGATGATTGTAAAGTGCCAGATTTGCATCGAAAGGATTTAAATGATATTATGCTAatgtattaa
- the Vta1 gene encoding vacuolar protein sorting-associated protein VTA1 homolog: MELPACPPSLKQIQHFLKLAQEHDSRDIIVAYWSRLYALQVGLKITTQQPEETRLLLGIMDWLESVKKDNSENEAISNEVAAQAHMENYALKLFLYADKQDREGNFGKNVVKAFYSCGVIYDVLQTFGELSEEALHNRKYAKWKAAYIHNCLKNGEVPIPGPMQDQSEDNDMNEAMDATNESPQDTEPQDNANTDSNESDKPTIEDILNNPSKLPSPPVEEEKPGGFEPFVPPPQPHPVYTVPEPVANLQITPDQMLKAQKYCKYASSALNYDDVKTAIENLQNALTLLTTGVDN; the protein is encoded by the exons ATGGAGTTACCAGCTTGTCCACCATCGTTAAAGCAGATACAGCACTTTTTAAAGTTGGCTCAAGAACATGATTCCAGAGACATCATAGTCGCATATTGGTCAAGACTCTA tGCTTTACAAGTAGGTCTTAAAATAACCACCCAACAGCCGGAAGAAACAAGGTTACTCTTAG gtatCATGGATTGGTTAGAGTCAGTGAAAAAGGATAATAGCGAAAATGAAGCCATTAGTAATGAGGTTGCTGCTCAGGCTCACATGGAAAACTATGCATTAAAACTGTTTCTATATGCAGACAAGCAAGATCGCGAAGGTAATTTTGGAAA aaatgttGTAAAGGCATTTTACTCATGTGGCGTTATATACGACGTGCTACAAACATTTGGCGAATTATCAGAAGAAGCTCTTCACAATCGTAAATATGCAAAATGGAAAGCAGCTTATATACACAATTGCTTGAAGAACGGCGAAGTTCCAATACCAGGTCCCATGCAAGACCAATCTGAAGACAATGATATGAACGAAGCTATGGATGCAACGAATGAAAGTCCCCAAGATACAGAACCTCAAGACAACGCAAACACCGATAGTAATGAGTCCGATAAACCAACAATTGAGGATATATTGAATAATCCAAGCAAGTTACCAAGTCCACCTGTAGAAGAAGAAAAACCCGGAGGTTTTGAACCTTTCGTACCACCACCACAGCCACATCCAGTGTATACAGTACCAGAGCCTGTTGCTAATTTACAAATCACTCCAGATCAGATGTTaaaagcccaaaaatattgcaaatacgCCAGTAGTGCTTTGAATTACGATGATGTCAAAactgctatagaaaatctgcaAAATGCTTTAACTCTTTTAACCACTGGGGTGGATAATTAG
- the LOC135953213 gene encoding novel acetylcholine receptor chaperone: MPASNTIVLKSLSILLGLFFVFVGTLKLTPHISKDLYKDLRTEYVKYAKVFPLTALFGIKIPSKWYRRTVGVLEIVCGLAMALIPYHKVKNTANVTLLILMLLGIYQHWMVSDPFERSGPALVFTFMLGGRLVVWYQTSRKETEQSAVTQAQTNGVKQD; encoded by the exons ATGCCAGCTTCAAATACGATTGTGTTGAAAAGTCTTTCCATATTATTgggattattttttgtttttgttggtacACTTAAATTAACGCCACATATAAGCAAGGACCTATACAAAGACCTA cGCACTGAATATGTAAAATATGCCAAAGTGTTCCCTTTGACTGCCTTGTTTGGCATTAAAATTCCCTCGAAATGGTATAGACGCACCGTTGGTGTTCTGGAAATTGTATGCGGTCTGGCAATGGCTCTTATTCCATATc ataaagtAAAAAATACTGCTAACGTAACGCTTTTAATTCTAATGCTCCTTGGCATTTATCAACACTGGATGGTAAGCGATCCCTTTGAACGTTCTGGACCAGCGTTGGTATTCACATTTATGTTGGGAGGTCGCTTAGTCGTTTGGTATCAg ACTAGCCGCAAGGAAACTGAACAATCAGCCGTCACACAGGCACAAACAAATGGTGTGAAACAGGACtaa